GGCAGGCACAACCGAAAACCTCAGATTAAGTAAAATAGGGTCTCGTTTCAACATATACGAATATGAAAAAAATCAGAGTTTTAGATCATTGACAATGAaggaaaaaaaacacttttttaatCAAAAATAATTATAAAACAGTTTGACAGCCCTGTTTTGCAAGTTTTTAAATGATATCAATCTCAACTGTTTATCTTTATCAGTGATGGTATGGTATGCAAAATAGGTCATCTTTGAGGACCTTTTATGTCTTGAATGttttagcattcaggccaaaaaagtaactttctgagcacttctacaatggacaaatatgtatggaaggttttgttcaaatcaaaaggggggggggtgtcaaaaagtggttgaattcaaatggattaacTCCTTCTCTAATGCCTGCTGAACACCTGCCCTCGCCGTGGTTAATAGAACTGTGGAAAACAGTGTCCTAGCTACCTACATATCCCGCATCCTGTTTCCTATGTACCGCCTGTGTCCTAGTTAGCTACCTAGCATCCAGTTTCCTTCGCTAACATTTGTCGAACACCTGCCCTAGCCATTGTTAACATAACTGCAGGATAGCAATGGCCGACAGGCACTTCTTCTTTGGGATTTATtggcggttggcatccaacgttATGGTGTATTActaccacctactgtactggcgCGCCACCGCCTCCTGCCTGTATACCGGAGTCGTAGCTTAAAAAGTGACCAATAGAAGTATAAAGAGGGGTTTCTGCAAATTCAGGAATGCCCACATGCAGGAACACTCCAAATTGTGTATAGTGCAAAGAGATAATTACaagctctctcctgtctcctcactccACTCTCTTGTTTCAACAGTTCAAAGAAAGCTAACAAGGTGAAGAAGGCAGGAGCTCAGCTCAAGAATGCCCTTCCAGGTCAGGATAAGGACACTGTGTCGACAATCCAGAGGGTGAGTGACTGGTGGTGAAATCCTCTTGCAGATCATGAGGTCTTGTCATGTGCACAATTACCATTAATAACCAGACTAGTGTTTGGCAAATAACTTATATGGTACATTTTCTCCTCAGGGCATTCATTCAAAGGGAAGCAGAGTCAAATCTGGCACTACTCGAAACACTAGCAAACTGGCAAGGTAAGTTTATAGGGGAACCCTTTCTTAAAATGACTCAGTCCAGTCAAATCCTTAATAACACTAACTCTCCACAGCCCTCAAGAAGGAGGCTTGAAgtctaaaccacacacacactcctccacaCAGAGGCAAGAGAAGCGAGAGGTTCAGCGAACGTCCCCATGTTGCGGTGAGTTAGATCAGAACCATGGGGTACTGGGCCGAAGTCGGaaagctctctctctgcccctctcccctaTACCTGGGCTGCGCCAGGGGCCAATGcggcttcacacacacactcaagtccCCACCCTGGAGTCCCTGAGGCAGTTTGAGCAGAAGGAAGTTGACTCGGACAGCGCCAGTGACCT
The genomic region above belongs to Oncorhynchus gorbuscha isolate QuinsamMale2020 ecotype Even-year unplaced genomic scaffold, OgorEven_v1.0 Un_scaffold_6:::fragment_2:::debris, whole genome shotgun sequence and contains:
- the LOC124018996 gene encoding uncharacterized protein LOC124018996, producing the protein MGPIMQERTATTALKRVVSKEKIRTKNSENNEPITSSKKANKVKKAGAQLKNALPGQDKDTVSTIQRGIHSKGSRVKSGTTRNTSKLASPQEGGLKSKPHTHSSTQRQEKREVQRTSPCCGELDQNHGVLGRSRKALSLPLSPIPGLRQGPMRLHTHTQVPTLESLRQFEQKEVDSDSASDLSDSERLPVLPSPCTPCTPPHLNLRAEVINSSDFPPSLPRTTRGHERQRQRQLQLP